The Halalkalibacter krulwichiae genome has a segment encoding these proteins:
- the spoVAE gene encoding stage V sporulation protein AE: protein MFDYFAAFVVGGIICFIGQMLMDVGKLSPTHTLSTLVVAGALLDGFHLYDRLIDFAGAGATVPITSFGHSLVHGAMSEGDRYGFFGVGMGVFEVTSVGISSTILFSFLVAIFFKPKG from the coding sequence ATGTTTGATTATTTTGCAGCTTTTGTCGTTGGTGGAATCATTTGTTTTATCGGACAAATGTTAATGGATGTTGGAAAGTTGTCACCTACACATACACTTAGCACACTCGTAGTGGCGGGTGCTTTACTTGATGGATTTCATCTCTATGACCGGTTAATTGATTTTGCTGGTGCAGGGGCAACGGTTCCGATTACTAGTTTTGGACACTCATTAGTTCATGGCGCTATGTCAGAAGGAGATCGATATGGATTCTTCGGTGTTGGGATGGGGGTATTTGAGGTCACTTCAGTTGGAATCTCTTCTACGATTTTGTTTAGTTTTTTAGTAGCAATTTTTTTTAAACCAAAGGGGTGA
- a CDS encoding stage V sporulation protein AE, translating into MERRKIILVTDGDEHARDVVEFVAREIGGRCISYSWGNPTPINGEEIVSLILKTPHDPVLVMFDDCGQRELGLGEKAMQYVATHPQIEVLGAIAVASSTHSLEWAHVDVSVDRYGNLTEFGVDKEGLPDLERGRINGDTVYILDELDIPVVIGIGDIGKMAGFDTLKKGAPITKQAVEIILERSGYHESRR; encoded by the coding sequence ATGGAGAGACGAAAAATTATTCTTGTAACAGATGGTGATGAGCATGCCAGAGATGTAGTTGAATTCGTTGCGCGTGAGATAGGCGGAAGATGTATTAGTTATTCTTGGGGCAATCCAACACCAATAAACGGCGAGGAAATCGTCTCTCTTATTTTAAAAACTCCGCATGATCCTGTTTTAGTTATGTTTGATGATTGTGGTCAAAGAGAGTTAGGACTAGGAGAAAAAGCGATGCAATATGTCGCGACGCATCCTCAAATTGAAGTGTTAGGAGCGATTGCAGTTGCTTCTTCTACGCACTCACTAGAATGGGCCCATGTTGATGTTAGTGTTGATCGATATGGGAATTTAACAGAATTTGGAGTTGATAAAGAAGGATTACCAGATCTTGAAAGAGGAAGGATAAACGGCGATACCGTCTATATATTAGATGAACTAGATATACCTGTTGTTATCGGCATAGGCGATATAGGAAAAATGGCGGGCTTTGATACATTAAAGAAAGGTGCGCCAATTACGAAACAAGCAGTTGAAATTATTTTGGAACGGAGCGGATATCATGAGTCACGAAGATGA
- a CDS encoding spore germination protein: MSHEDEKKETPISRNIVENEAEIKKRLGFGKSFDVGVRTFSILDKHIQMYFVNGLCDIQYVIELLKELMDLDSRGRKTETTSAKQAITNHLPHVQVEYTDTLENAITQMLSGLVFILVEGEDQAIIIDVRTYPGRGPEEPDTERVVRGARDGYTENIIENTALTRRRIRDERLRHEIMQVGERSKTDICLSYIEGIADPKMVEILKKELEAINIDGLSMSDKIVEEYLVKQGFNPFPLVRYTERPDVAANHLFEGHVLIITDTSPSVIITPTTFFHHVQHAEEYRQAPFIGTLLRWTRFIGIIFSLFVLPFWLLLVMQPDLLPAGLDFIGPNETNNIPIFLQIVFAELGIELLRMAAIHTPSPLATALGLVAALLIGEIAIQVGYFTPEVILYVAIGAIGMFATPSYELGVALRAVRMILIIIVAAFKAPGFIIGTTLFVLALTAIKTFQKPYLWPFLPFDPTAMWQILVRSSVPSIRFRPSIVHPQDPIKQKVKSE; encoded by the coding sequence ATGAGTCACGAAGATGAAAAGAAAGAGACCCCGATATCACGAAATATTGTTGAAAATGAAGCTGAGATTAAAAAAAGACTTGGTTTTGGGAAGTCTTTTGACGTAGGTGTTCGAACATTTTCAATTCTTGATAAACATATTCAAATGTATTTTGTCAATGGTTTGTGTGACATTCAATACGTAATTGAATTGTTAAAAGAATTGATGGATTTAGATTCTAGAGGTAGAAAAACAGAAACAACAAGTGCGAAGCAAGCGATAACCAATCATCTTCCTCACGTCCAAGTAGAATATACCGATACATTAGAAAATGCAATTACCCAAATGTTATCAGGTCTTGTCTTTATTCTAGTTGAAGGTGAAGATCAGGCAATCATTATTGATGTTCGAACATACCCAGGTCGTGGACCTGAAGAACCTGATACAGAGAGGGTTGTCCGCGGTGCCAGGGATGGTTACACTGAAAATATTATTGAAAATACAGCATTAACTCGTCGGCGAATTCGTGACGAAAGATTAAGACATGAGATCATGCAAGTAGGAGAGCGATCGAAAACAGATATTTGTCTTTCGTATATTGAAGGAATTGCTGATCCTAAGATGGTTGAAATTTTAAAAAAGGAACTTGAAGCGATAAACATTGATGGGTTATCTATGTCAGATAAAATAGTTGAAGAATATTTAGTGAAACAGGGGTTTAATCCTTTTCCGCTCGTAAGATATACAGAGCGACCAGATGTGGCAGCCAATCATTTATTCGAAGGACACGTGTTAATTATCACGGATACATCTCCTAGTGTAATTATTACACCGACAACTTTCTTTCACCATGTACAGCATGCTGAAGAATACAGGCAGGCTCCTTTTATCGGGACCTTACTTCGATGGACAAGGTTTATCGGTATCATTTTTTCTTTGTTTGTTTTACCATTTTGGCTCTTGCTTGTGATGCAGCCAGATTTACTTCCAGCTGGTCTTGATTTTATCGGGCCGAATGAAACGAACAATATTCCGATCTTTTTACAAATCGTCTTTGCGGAACTTGGGATTGAATTATTGAGGATGGCAGCGATCCACACGCCTTCTCCACTTGCTACCGCTCTCGGTTTAGTAGCAGCTCTATTAATTGGAGAGATTGCCATTCAGGTAGGGTACTTTACGCCAGAGGTAATCTTGTATGTTGCCATTGGAGCGATAGGTATGTTTGCAACACCAAGTTATGAATTAGGGGTCGCGCTAAGAGCTGTACGAATGATCTTAATTATCATTGTAGCAGCATTTAAAGCACCTGGGTTTATTATTGGTACAACTTTGTTCGTGTTAGCTTTAACAGCAATAAAAACATTTCAGAAGCCTTATCTATGGCCTTTTTTACCATTCGATCCAACAGCTATGTGGCAAATTCTTGTTCGTTCATCAGTTCCGAGTATACGTTTTAGACCAAGCATTGTTCACCCGCAAGATCCAATTAAACAAAAGGTTAAATCAGAATAG